The Coccidioides posadasii str. Silveira chromosome 3, complete sequence genome contains a region encoding:
- a CDS encoding uncharacterized protein (EggNog:ENOG410PFTW~COG:G~TransMembrane:12 (i88-107o127-146i158-184o190-208i215-234o246-264i315-340o360-379i400-419o425-448i460-481o493-514i)~BUSCO:4357at33183) has protein sequence MAHVSSPPRSARTSRTYSVGVPGAIDPTDLPFRELNDNAVFEEYTEETADGQITRPVRSNVTGKIEDYELITFKVGDPENPKNWSKAFKWYCTMVVAFTCFVVAFNSSVITADLSAVGEEFGVSETVTLLTITLFVIGFGVGPMIFAPLSEMVGRKPVYVVTMFLAVIFLIPCAVAENIATLLVCRAIDGVAFSAPMTLVGGTLADMWRNEERGVPMAAFSAAPFIGPAIGPLAGGFLGDAKGWRWLYWIQLILSGVVLILLITMPETYTPTLLAKRAKKLRKETGKSIYVTEQDLDSRPMGEKLRIFLFRPFQLLFMELIVFLLSIYMSILYGLLYMFFVAYPIVYEIGKGYSPGITGLMFIPLAIGVLLSAVCAPFVNKHYLKICAKYNGKPPPEMRLIPMMASCWFVPMGLFIFAWTSYSEIHWIGPAMGGFPVGFGFIFLYNSCNNYLVDTYQHQAASALAAKTFLRSMWGASVVLFTNQMYNRMGYQWASTFLAFLALACCAIPYVFYFKGEAIRRYSKFAYAGDEEESPATEKR, from the exons ATGGCTCACGTATCAAGTCCTCCACGGTCCGCCCGGACATCTCGTACCTACTCTGTCGGCGTGCCAGGCGCAATTGATCCAACAGACTTGCCCTTTCGTGAACTGAATGACAATGCCGTATTCGAAGAATACACGGAGGAAACCGCGGATGGACAGATCACTCGGCCTGTCCGATCCAATGTGACGGGGAAGATCGAAGACTACGAGCTCATTACTTTCAAGGTCGGGGATCCAGAGAATCCAAAGAATTGGAGCAAGGCATTCAAATGGTACTGCACTATGGTCGTTGCGTTTACCTGCTTCGTTGTGGCCTTTAACAGTAGTGTTATCACCGCGGATCTGTCTGCAGTCGGAGAGGAATTTGGCGTTTCCGAAACGGTAACTCTTCTAACAATCACGCTGTTCGTTATTGGCTTCGGTGTCG GCCCTATGATTTTTGCCCCGTTATCCGAAATGGTCGGCCGGAAGCCTGTTTATGTCGTGACGATGTTTCTTGCTGTTATTTTCTTAATCCCATGCGCCGTGGCTGAAAATATTGCCACCCTTCTTGTTTGTCGCGCTATCGATGGCGTTGCGTTCAGTGCTCCTATGACCTTGGTCGGCGGTACACTCGCCGACATGTGGCGTAATGAAGAGAGAGGTGTTCCTATGGCCGCTTTCAGCGCTGCACCGTTTATTGGCCCTGCCATTGGGCCTCTTGCTGGTGGGTTTTTGGGTGACGCCAAAGGGTGGAGATGGCTCTATTGGATTCAGCTTATCTTATCTGGAGtcgtcctcatcctcctgATAACAATGCCTGAAACCTATACACCAACGCTTCTTGCAAAGCGAGCTAAAAAGCTACGAAAAGAAACTGGAAAATCAATATACGTCACGGAGCAGGACTTGGATTCAAGGCCTATGGGGGAAAAGCTGCGTATCTTCCTTTTCCGACCATTCCAGCTCCTGTTTATGGAGTTGATTGTTTTCCTGCTCTCGATCTACATGTCTATTCTATATGGTCTGCTTTATATGTTTTTCGTGGC ATACCCAATTGTCTATGAAATCGGGAAAGGATATTCGCCAGGTATCACTGGCCTCATGTTTATTCCACTGGCCATCGGTGTGCTGCTCAGTGCTGTTTGCGCACCCTTTGTCAACAAGCATTACCTAAAAATTTGCGCCAAATACAATGGAAAGCCACCTCCGGAAATGCGCCTGATCCCAATGATGGCCTCGTGTTGGTTTGTGCCCATGGGGTTGTTTATTTTTGCCTGGACATCGTATTCCGAGATTCATTGGATTGGCCCAGCCATGGGAGGATTTCCCGTTGGTTTCgggttcatcttcttgtatAACTCTTGCAACAATTATTTGG TGGACACATACCAACATCAGGCAGCGTCGGCTCTCGCTGCGAAGACCTTTTTGCGCTCAATGTGGGGAGCTTCTGTTGTGCTTTTTACCAACCAGATGTATAACCGTATGGGCTACCAATGGGCCAGCACTTTCTTGGCTTTCCTGGCGCTGGCGTGCTGCGCCATTCCATACGTCTTCTATTTCAAAGGTGAAGCGATCCGTCGTTACTCCAAGTTTGCATATGCCGGTGATGAGGAGGAATCCCCAGCGACAGAGAAGAGGTGA
- the COX6 gene encoding Cytochrome c oxidase subunit 6 (BUSCO:494427at4751~EggNog:ENOG410PQ4G~COG:C~BUSCO:15986at33183) has product MSPSTLIRIASRRTPATFFKASYSARSRLPAAASASVPAIVTLGGASGFSTTAKRCSGAHEEETFEEFSARYEKEFDSVQDVFELQRNLNNAFAYDLVPSVGVMTAALKAARRVNDFPTAVRIFEGIKAKVENKSQYEAYLEELKPLREELGVVLQEEMYPAEK; this is encoded by the exons ATGTCGCCCTCAACCCTCATCCGTATCGCTTCGCGCCGGACACCTGCGACCTTCTTCAAGGCTTCGTACTCTGCCCGCTCGAGACTTCCAGCTGCTGCTTCGGCCTCTGTCCCTGCAATTGTCACTCTCGGCGGCGCCAGCGGCTTCAGCACGACGGCGAAACGATGCAGTGGCGCTCACGAGGAGGAGACTTTCGAGGAATTCTCTGCCAG ATATGAGAAGGAGTTCGACAGCGTCCAGGATGTCTTTGAGCTCCAG CGAAACCTTAACAATGCCTTCGCCTACGATCTCGTCCCATCTGTCGGTGTCATGACCGCGGCTCTCAAGGCCGCCAGAAGAGTCAACGACTTCCCAACCGCCGTTAGAATCTTTGAGG GCATCAAAGCTAAGGTCGAGAACAAGAGCCAATACGAGGCCTATCTCGAGGAGCTTAAGCCTCTGCGAGAGGAGCTCGGCGTCGTGCTCCAGGAGGAGATGTACCCAGCagagaaatag
- a CDS encoding uncharacterized protein (CAZy:GT15~EggNog:ENOG410PIMR~COG:G~BUSCO:6462at33183) — protein MAVARPLRLLLAGGILLCLFFIFQLSRSTNPIIKLVDPYDNGLMHDPLADPTGEPDGHLWRAEGDSYAPNNPNSSRLNATLLSLVRNEELDQLIMTMKELESTWNSKFNYPWTFFNDQPFSDEFKKRTQAETKAKCNYEIVPKEHWDVPNWIDMDLYKESVDMLKEKGVQYSGKLSYNQMCRWNSGMFYKHPALANMQYYWRVEPNVHFFCDVDYDVFRYMQDNNKTYGFTINLYDAPESIENLWPETVKFLASHSEYVHPNNAMDWLVDNKQRPTHNQKANGYSTCHFWSNFEIGDLSFFRGKAYEDYFNHLDRAGGFFYERWGDAPVHSVGLGLFEDKNKIHWFRDIGYNHIPYFNCPNSPKCKGCTPAKFYSGEPFLQLEDCRANWFKYVGTG, from the exons ATGGCTGTTGCAAGGCCTCTTCGGTTACTTCTGGCGGGCGGTATACTGCTCTGCctattctttatttttcaGCTCTCCAGATCGACCAACCCCATCATCAAACTCGTGGATCCTTACGATAATGGGCTGATGCATGATCCACTGGCTGATC CTACCGGAGAGCCAGACGGCCACCTATGGAGAGCGGAAGGCGATTCGTACGCTCCTAATAACCCTAACTCCTCCCGTCTTAATGCGACCCTCCTCTCACTTGTCCGTAACGAGGAGCTGGACCAATTGATCATGACAATGAAAGAGCTGGAGAGCACATGGAATAGCAAATTTAACTATCCTTGGACTTTTTTCAATGACCAACCGTTTTCAGACGAATTCAAAAAGCGGACCCAGGCGGAAACGAAGGCAAAATGCAACTATG AGATTGTTCCAAAAGAGCATTGGGACGTTCCCAATTGGATAGATATGGACCTATACAAGGAATCCGTGGATATGCTGAAGGAAAAGGGAGTTCAATACAGCGGCAAGCTTTCGTACAACCAAATGTGTCGGTGGAATAGTGGCATGTTCTACAAACACCCGGCTTTGGCCAACATGCAGTACTATTGGCGCGTCGAACCTAATGTACACTTCTTCTGCGATGTCGATTACGATGTCTTCCGATATATGCAGGACAACAACAAAACGTACGGTTTCACAATAAATCTTTACGATGCTCCGGAAAGCATTGAGAATTTATGGCCGGAAACTGTTAAGTTCCTCGCGTCGCATTCCGAATACGTTCATCCGAACAACGCAATGGACTGGCTGGTGGACAACAAGCAGAGACCTACACATAATCAGAAGGCAAATGGGTATTCTACTTGCCATTTTTGGTCTAATTTTGAGATTGGAGATTTGTCGTTCTTCAGAGGCAAAGCATATGAAGATTATTTCAATCATCTGGATCGTGCCGGCGGGTTTTTCTACGAACGATGGGGTGATGCGCCCGTACACTCCGTGGGCTTGGGTTTGTTCGaagataaaaataaaatccaCTG GTTCCGCGACATTGGCTACAATCATATTCCATACTTTAACTGTCCAAATTCTCCGAAATGCAAGGGCTGCACTCCTGCAAAATTCTATTCCGGGGAGCCGTTCTTACAACTTGAGGATTGTCGGGCAAATTGGTTCAAGTATGTTGGGACCGGGTGA
- a CDS encoding uncharacterized protein (BUSCO:12258at4751~EggNog:ENOG410PHVU~COG:F~MEROPS:MER0042827~BUSCO:403at33183), translating into MASSDSHRLVVSGSVAFSQSRCRAVAGSIKARAVRAQWIHYIDLVENLQEQHLAVLEQLLHYGDISDDLAAFESLEGSHVTYYVSPRIGTISPWSSQATGIAHVCGLKQYVKRIERGLKISCVLGHGEETLESELLNLLHDRMTQIISTEEPDLHAMFSEHQPKPLEVVSLEDGEKTPAQILAEANKRLGLALDESEIDYLVDAYSPGGAVSRSPTDVELFMFAQVNSEHCRHKQFNAKWIIDGKEKPNSLFSMIRNTHKQHPDYTISAYSDNAAVLQGEEASYWAPNPLTGEWSQTKELVHFLAKVETHNHPTAVSPFPGAATGSGGEIRDEGSVGQGSRPKAGLAGFCVSDLLIPGNRQPWELDVGKPGHIASSFDIMMEAPIGSAAFNNEFGRPCTAGYFRTLLTKVDLDNGEAEIRGYHKPIMIAGGVGTVRPQHALKNPRAVKPGSYLVVLGGPAMLIGLGGGAASSITSGEGSADLDFASVQRGNAEVQRRAQEVINSCVSMGDDNPIKFIHDVGAGGLSNALPELIHDAGLGATFELREIDNADKGMSPMQIWCCEAQERYVMAVSEEGMLKFTAIAKRERCGYSVVGRGLGQPEEDRRLILLDRDSKVYPKPIDLPLSVLFGKPPKLTRTVSSRKLKLPAFDSSLQPYLPAISDKELIGEAVSRVLQLPAVGSKSFLITIGDRTVGGLTARDQMVGPWQVPVSDVSVTATSLHTGMRTGEAMAMGEKPTLALISAAASARMAVAESLMNIAAADIPGRLSRVKLSANWMSAANHPGEGAALYEAVEAIGIDLCPKLGISIPVGKDSMSMKMKWNDQSTGEAKEVTAPLSLVISAFAPVSDIRKTWTPALRSFEEVGETVLIFVDLSGRKCLGGSALAQVFNQVGNESPDVHDVQLFKDFFDATQQLQEAGVVLAYHDRSDGGLFTTLAEMMFAGRCGVQIMLDDICSSPNVKDVMETLFNEELGAVFQVRKKDEGVFRSCFATCGPPPGLLFRIGRVAEKSKQNMAIYYGATLIYRNSRANLQQTWSNTSYQMQKLRDNPAAAEQEYENILDDNNAGLSYNLTFDPKDPAMPLLSSLSARFSPFAAKPKVAILREQGVNSQAEMAFAFNIAGFSAVDVHMTDIISGKVSLSSFVGIAACGGFSYGDVLGAGQGWAKSVLLHNDTRREFKSFFERPDTFTLGVCNGCQFLSRLKDLIPGARDWPSFERNESEQYEGRVCMVRIFDSDQSSPSVFLHGMNGTSLPIAVAHGEGRASFANTPGVAAEDIVKHNLAPIRYVDNTTLKPTMRYPFNPNGSPEGIAGVRSMDGRVLALMPHPERTIMNGVGSWFPGDNAMSAEWGDIGPWGRIFYSARRWVG; encoded by the coding sequence ATGGCTTCGTCGGATTCCCATCGTTTGGTTGTTTCAGGCTCCGTTGCGTTCTCGCAATCTCGGTGTCGTGCCGTTGCTGGTAGTATCAAGGCCCGAGCAGTGCGGGCGCAGTGGATCCACTATATCGATCTCGTAGAAAATCTACAAGAGCAACATCTTGCCGTCCTGGAGCAACTTCTACATTACGGAGACATATCCGACGACCTCGCCGCCTTTGAATCTCTGGAGGGCTCTCATGTTACGTACTATGTTTCTCCCCGCATTGGAACAATTTCACCGTGGAGCTCTCAGGCAACGGGAATCGCACATGTTTGCGGCCTGAAGCAATATGTGAAACGGATAGAACGTGGCCTGAAAATATCCTGTGTTCTCGGCCATGGGGAAGAGACCTTGGAATCGGAACTTCTCAATCTGCTACATGATCGAATGACCCAAATAATAAGCACAGAGGAGCCAGATCTGCATGCAATGTTTTCCGAGCATCAACCTAAGCCACTTGAAGTCGTATCCCTTGAGGATGGAGAAAAAACTCCGGCCCAAATTTTGGCGGAAGCGAACAAACGCCTTGGTTTAGCTCTTGATGAGTCTGAAATCGATTATCTCGTTGACGCATATTCTCCTGGCGGAGCCGTCTCAAGGTCGCCTACCGACGTCGAATTGTTTATGTTTGCCCAAGTGAACTCGGAACACTGTCGCCACAAGCAATTCAACGCGAAATGGATTATCGATGGCAAGGAGAAGCCCAACTCCCTGTTTAGTATGATCAGAAATACCCACAAACAGCATCCTGATTACACCATCAGCGCATACAGCGACAATGCTGCTGTTCTCCAGGGAGAAGAAGCAAGTTATTGGGCCCCAAATCCTTTAACAGGCGAATGGTCTCAAACCAAGGAACTCGTTCACTTCCTCGCCAAGGTCGAAACTCATAACCATCCTACTGCAGTATCCCCGTTCCCTGGTGCGGCCACGGGGTCAGGTGGGGAGATTCGTGACGAAGGATCAGTTGGTCAGGGTTCCAGGCCTAAGGCAGGCCTAGCAGGGTTTTGTGTTTCTGATCTATTAATACCAGGCAACAGACAGCCCTGGGAGCTAGATGTTGGGAAACCCGGTCACATCGCTAGCAGCTTTGACATCATGATGGAAGCCCCAATTGGAAGCGCTGCATTCAATAACGAATTCGGTCGACCTTGCACCGCGGGCTATTTCCGAACTTTGCTCACAAAAGTCGATCTGGACAACGGCGAGGCCGAAATCAGAGGCTACCACAAGCCGATTATGATTGCTGGAGGTGTAGGAACTGTTCGCCCTCAGCACGCTCTCAAGAATCCTAGAGCGGTAAAACCTGGCTCGTACTTGGTCGTTCTGGGTGGCCCAGCTATGTTGATCGGGTTGGGCGGGGGCGCTGCTTCAAGTATCACTTCTGGAGAGGGTTCTGCAGACTTGGATTTTGCCAGCGTTCAAAGAGGAAACGCAGAGGTCCAAAGAAGGGCCCAGGAGGTTATCAACTCTTGTGTTTCAATGGGAGATGACAACCCAATTAAGTTTATTCATGATGTAGGCGCTGGTGGCTTGTCCAACGCTTTGCCCGAACTTATCCACGATGCCGGCTTGGGCGCTACCTTCGAACTACGTGAAATCGACAATGCGGACAAGGGAATGAGCCCGATGCAAATTTGGTGCTGCGAGGCTCAAGAGCGATACGTAATGGCCGTCTCTGAGGAAGGAATGTTAAAATTTACAGCAATCGCAAAGCGAGAGCGGTGCGGTTATTCGGTCGTTGGACGTGGCCTTGGCCAACCCGAAGAAGACAGGAGGCTTATTCTCCTTGATCGAGATTCGAAAGTCTACCCCAAACCAATCGATCTTCCTCTTTCAGTCCTATTTGGCAAGCCTCCAAAGCTAACAAGGACTGTATCTTCAAGAAAACTAAAATTACCTGCTTTTGATAGCAGCCTCCAGCCTTACTTACCCGCAATTTCTGATAAGGAATTGATAGGCGAAGCCGTATCAAGAGTTCTACAACTCCCTGCTGTGGGTTCAAAATCCTTCCTTATCACCATCGGAGACAGGACTGTGGGCGGGTTGACTGCGAGAGACCAAATGGTAGGCCCCTGGCAAGTTCCCGTATCTGACGTGTCAGTCACCGCTACCTCTCTCCATACCGGGATGAGAACGGGTGAAGCTATGGCCATGGGGGAGAAACCCACACTCGCACTCATTTCCGCAGCAGCATCTGCAAGAATGGCCGTGGCGGAATCGCTTATGAATATTGCAGCTGCAGATATTCCCGGTCGTTTGAGTCGAGTGAAACTCTCTGCAAATTGGATGTCGGCAGCAAATCACCCTGGAGAAGGTGCTGCCTTGTACGAAGCGGTCGAGGCAATTGGAATAGACTTGTGTCCGAAACTTGGTATCAGCATTCCCGTTGGAAAGGATTCAATGTCCATGAAGATGAAGTGGAACGATCAGAGCACCGGCGAAGCTAAAGAAGTAACTGCTCCTCTGTCGCTCGTTATCTCAGCATTCGCACCCGTATCTGATATTCGTAAGACATGGACACCGGCCCTACGAAGTTTTGAAGAGGTGGGAGAAACTGTGCTCATATTCGTTGACCTTTCTGGGCGCAAATGTCTCGGAGGCTCAGCGCTAGCTCAAGTCTTCAATCAAGTGGGCAATGAAAGCCCGGATGTCCACGACGTGCAACTTTTCAAGGATTTCTTTGACGCTACTCAGCAGCTCCAGGAAGCTGGTGTTGTTCTGGCGTACCATGATCGTTCAGATGGCGGTTTGTTTACGACACTGGCGGAGATGATGTTTGCCGGTAGATGCGGAGTCCAAATTATGCTTGATGACATCTGCTCCAGCCCCAACGTTAAAGATGTTATGGAGACATTATTTAACGAGGAATTGGGTGCCGTATTCCAAGTCCGAAAGAAGGACGAGGGTGTCTTCCGCAGCTGCTTTGCGACTTGCGGTCCTCCACCTGGACTACTCTTCAGGATCGGACGTGTCGCAGAAAAGTCTAAGCAGAACATGGCCATTTACTATGGAGCCACCCTAATCTACCGCAATTCTCGCGCAAACCTACAGCAGACATGGTCCAATACCTCGTACCAAATGCAGAAACTTCGCGATAATCCTGCCGCGGCCGAACAGGAATACGAGAACATCCTTGACGACAATAATGCCGGTTTATCGTACAATCTAACATTCGATCCAAAAGACCCTGCAATGCCGCTTCTAAGCAGTCTTAGTGCTAGATTCTCACCATTTGCAGCTAAGCCTAAGGTTGCTATTCTTCGCGAACAAGGAGTGAACAGCCAAGCCGAAATGGCCTTTGCCTTCAACATTGCTGGATTTTCTGCTGTCGATGTGCACATGACTGACATCATCTCCGGAAAGGTTTCTCTTTCCTCCTTCGTCGGCATTGCAGCCTGCGGTGGATTTTCCTACGGTGACGTCCTCGGTGCCGGCCAAGGATGGGCTAAGTCAGTTCTCCTTCATAATGACACAAGGCGAGAATTCAAATCATTCTTCGAGCGACCTGATACGTTCACCCTTGGGGTTTGTAATGGATGTCAATTCCTCAGCCGCCTTAAGGACCTGATCCCAGGCGCCAGAGACTGGCCTAGCTTCGAGCGCAATGAAAGTGAACAATATGAAGGCCGGGTGTGTATGGTGCGCATTTTCGACTCAGATCAATCGTCGCCAAGCGTCTTCTTACATGGAATGAACGGAACCTCCCTCCCGATCGCCGTTGCTCATGGAGAGGGACGCGCTTCGTTCGCAAATACACCTGGGGTGGCCGCAGAGGACATTGTCAAGCATAACCTCGCGCCCATCCGATATGTCGATAACACTACCTTGAAACCAACAATGAGGTACCCGTTCAATCCAAACGGAAGCCCTGAGGGTATTGCTGGTGTGAGGAGTATGGATGGTAGGGTCCTTGCTTTGATGCCTCATCCAGAAAGAACCATTATGAATGGTGTGGGAAGTTGGTTCCCTGGAGACAATGCTATGTCCGCGGAATGGGGAGATATTGGCCCATGGGGAAGAATTTTCTACAGCGCGAGAAGATGGGTGGGTTAA
- a CDS encoding uncharacterized protein (EggNog:ENOG410PFIT~COG:Z~BUSCO:1722at33183): MAAALRIGTLTDELIAIIANIQDKSSPRFKHLKTVAQNIVKRNAAGRVDQFEVSRRLDGLQEKFQIVGNAGLADAVRLRLSELDAKKCHWAPEVLFLLLELSDKPASKSGPDRVELFKPPDPPPILVWSDLDTSDLDKEDIWDDIDYANDSSDENLSLASSDISIPRIIPQSSKVPLDEYIPPEDIYLTVEDDGLVSSIQNTQAWRYLPSSLPESSNGILTDLQVMREVIFMLEGLPNSLFRNLNDSIEIDDRFFVQHASREAFRSILRSFSDLGVCIQRLRAFGKQPQEVPFMQMFQKEVDKLVYDLDSFLSETEARYSVKPQLPCASLLELFDDVRKETKLLVELAGLVKRLKRTTGQNGFLCLDLLYDLVCAKQAAAEDAEYKVMAKIFFKCFEIYAKPIQLWMKTGMLDESLGSFFIKTSGRSTHLKSLWHEWFSLEEFSGQLYGPKFLRPAADKIFTTGKSMIFLRNLGVAPETLNLETPKIDKKDIFPVEIPSAFVPFSGFLQGAFGRLVNENHSVASAVLRAELNEKCGLWLSMQALDYIYLGKDTALLMAVDQRIFELIDKGRQSWNDRFLLTESFQQALGNLSCIDVSRLIARTIKVAPREFEKHCRSVKLLKALSVDYVLPWPVANVISKQSMNVYQRLSTFLMQIRRAKYVVEKQCSNKPRYLRHDTYTEDDILSFAIRHYLLWFVNILYYHFTELVISSSRSEMVKSMAEAKDVDGMISVHQSFISSMEEQCLLSKNLAPIYQAVISILDLCLQFSDIQVGRYAEYQYDQANQSTTYLHLNSSRYRRGRRSASEEDDEELSSDEDEGDYINQTMFGDGSSTCMSFAELSYRERLLGVKQKSDELSRFVKTGLRGIGRVDGRNSWAMLADRLEPKSHTFM, from the exons ATGGCCGCTGCTCTGCGCATTGGCACTCTCACAGATGAACTCATCGCAATCATCGCAAATATCCAGGATAAG AGTTCACCACGATTTAAACACCTGAAGACTGTGGCTCAAAACATCGTCAAACGAAATGCAGCCGGTAGAGTTGACCAGTTTGAAGTTTCACGAAGGCTTGATGGTCTCCAAGAAAAATTCCAGATTGTGGGCAATGCCGGTTTAGCCGATGCGGTCCGCCTCCGATTGTCAGAGCTAGATGCAAAGAAATGCCATTGGGCCCCAGAAGTTCTTTTCCTGCTCTTAGAACTTTCTGACAAGCCTGCTTCTAAGTCGGGCCCGGACAGAGTCGAGTTATTCAAGCCACCTGATCCGCCCCCCATTCTGGTCTGGTCTGATCTCGATACTTCCGACCTCGATAAAGAGGACATATGGGACGACATTGATTATGCGAATGATTCATCTGATGAAAATCTTTCACTGGCGTCAAGCGACATATCCATCCCGCGAATCATTCCGCAAAGTTCCAAGGTTCCCCTGGACGAATATATCCCCCCTGAAGACATATATTTGACCGTAGAGGATGATGGGCTAGTGTCATCCATACAAAACACCCAAGCTTGGAGATATCTACCGAGTTCCCTCCCGGAAAGTTCTAACGGCATTTTGACTGACCTACAAGTCATGCGGGAAGTAATATTTATGCTGGAAGGCTTACCCAACTCTTTGTTCCGGAATCTGAATGATAGTATTGAAATAGACGACCGCTTCTTTGTACAGCATGCCTCTAGAGAGGCATTCAGGTCAATACTTAGGTCATTTAGTGACCTGGGAGTTTGCATTCAGCGACTCAGGGCCTTCGGGAAACAGCCGCAGGAAGTACCCTTCATGCAAATGTTCCAAAAGGAAGTGGATAAGTTGGTTTACGATCTTGACAGTTTTCTCTCGGAGACGGAAGCCCGGTATTCAGTTAAGCCCCAATTACCATGTGCTAGCCTTCTTGAACTGTTCGACGATGTTCGAAAAGAGACTAAACTCCTTGTCGAGTTAGCCGGTCTCGTAAAAAGGCTGAAAAGGACCACAGGACAGAACGGTTTTCTTTGCCTGGACTTGCTCTATGACTTGGTTTGCGCAAAACAGGCTGCCGCAGAGGATGCAGAATATAAAGTTATGGCCAAAATCTTTTTCAAGTGCTTCGAGATCTATGCAAAACCTATCCAGCTTTGGATGAAAACAGGCATGTTAGATGAATCTCTCGGGTCTTTTTTCATTAAAACCTCGGGTCGATCTACTCATTTGAAGTCTCTCTGGCATGAATGGTTTTCCTTAGAAGAGTTCTCGGGGCAATTGTATGGCCCAAAGTTTCTTCGTCCAGCAGCGGACAAAATCTTTACTACTGGGAAAAGCATGATATTTCTTCGCAATCTTGGAGTCGCTCCGGAAACTCTGAACTTAGAAACGCCCAAGATTGATAAAAAAGACATTTTTCCGGTTGAAATTCCGTCAGCTTTTGTACCTTTTTCCGGGTTTTTACAAGGTGCTTTTGGGCGATTGGTGAATGAAAATCATAGCGTCGCTTCAGCTGTCTTGAGAGCGGAGCTCAACGAGAAATGTGGGCTTTGGCTTTCAATGCAGGCTTTGGATTATATATACCTGGGCAAAGACACGGCACTCTTAATGGCGGTTGATCAAAGAATATTTGAGTTGATTGATAAGGGGAGGCAATCATGGAATGATCGATTCCTGCTGACTGAGAGTTTTCAGCAAGCCTTGGGGAACCTGTCCTGTATTGACGTCAGCCGTCTTATCGCACGGACCATTAAGGTCGCCCCTCGAGAATTCGAAAAGCATTGCCGCTCGGTCAAGTTATTGAAGGCGCTCTCTGTGGATTATGTTCTTCCGTGGCCTGTTGCCAACGTAATCTCAAAGCAATCAATGAACGTGTACCAACGCCTCTCAACATTTCTAATGCAGATTCGCCGAGCGAAATACGTCGTTGAAAAACAGTGCTCCAATAAACCAAGATATCTTCGGCATGATACTTACACTGAAGATGATATTCTCTCATTCGCCATCCGACACTATCTACTCTGGTTTGTCAACATCTTGTACTACCATTTTACCGAGCTCGTTATCTCGTCATCGAGATCAGAAATGGTAAAATCGATGGCCGAAGCCAAAGATGTCGATGGCATGATTTCTGTTCATCAATCATTCATCTCGTCAATGGAGGAACAGTGCCTCCTCTCAAAGAATTTAGCACCGATTTACCAAGCCGTCATTTCAATCCTTGACTTATGTCTTCAGTTCTCCGACATACAAGTTGGGCGATATGCTGAATATCAGTACGACCAAGCAAATCAGTCAACTACGTACCTCCATTTGAATTCGAGCCGATATCGTCGTGGACGCCGTTCGGCTtccgaagaagatgatgaagagctAAGTtcagatgaagatgaaggagACTATATTAATCAGACTATGTTCGGTGATGGGAGCAGTACATGCATGTCCTTTGCCGAATTGTCGTACAGGGAACGACTGCTCGGTGTCAAACAAAAATCTGACGAACTCAGCAGGTTCGTTAAAACTGGATTAAGAGGCATCGGACGGGTCGACGGTCGAAATAGCTGGGCCATGCTGGCCGATCGGCTGGAACCGAAGAGCCACACATTCATGTAA